One Drosophila virilis strain 15010-1051.87 chromosome 5, Dvir_AGI_RSII-ME, whole genome shotgun sequence DNA window includes the following coding sequences:
- the shn gene encoding transcription factor HIVEP3 isoform X4 translates to MESATTTTTTAATATNTAKHYKTASKQYKNNNNNNNNNSNNNKVSSTRRATAAAAAAAAAAAATTKKQTYRSSSIVAATAATTTTATLKSNINKLNSKATAATTTTTTTTAATAAATAAATAAAIDNKSTRDNKLSELPAKFADSSSSSNSSNNNNNNNHHSDNSISENNYEFKARDKANVSDSKMTLQHVASSATSVATTTNNSNISSSNISSSNNNNNNNSSSDDAATAATAAAAAAAGDWKTSNNLRYLHKKFKRLASTTEPETGDAVRTTSLSSNSSLSPPPPLYNGHVTQQQQQQQQQQQSSQQQQAGPLLPASNEFSANFVNANNNNNSHEESNNNHNNNNSNSSSSKNIAVAGAPRTRTPLSNSSNISNNSNYASNATLSPATFAQHQQQTQPTTTATTATTAATATPSTAATATGLAEKMGRYVCPYCNLNCAKPSVLQKHIRAHTNERPYPCETCGIAFKTKSNLYKHCRSRSHAARMRGFDVPAHEADGLSDQDGDGELSNSSSELLSVEVLSRADSPYDEPMASPTPSPSTLSAAKSAYLQQPPLPQHMQQLPLGSPAAGTLPPATADTLHSATAQHRQSIDYKPYKPKFHNAALYAPGSSKEQQQQQQQQQKLPAPQPTLVHPTLSLSTQLKLNNHINSHQVQLQRQLQQQQQQQQQQQHQQQQQQSLLMAAANPANPVVLPALVPPPPLPSGVYYMGQPQYYNPTAAAIHQHTLALQFQQHFQLQQHQHQQFQQQQQQHHQQQQHQQQQHSPLLKAPQQQQQQPQQTPPPPPQQQQQLVRSSSQQAAAIVATTAAPATPTPTPTANLGSFASGSGGMQVNVEKVQEHISKLISQNEAIVENKEILLQKKYPKQLSRSRSFNNASNNNNNSSASNNNSSSNQAANSNSNQTGNNSQQLGETKVNLAQAIVLKQQQQQQQQQQQQLQQQLQQQQQYQMYMQQQQLLQLESVNGLLKRSSSSSGSGSAYPGIKATPTLPATPTANVKLQQLPPPPSPLPLQTLQYRQDPATPVPKLEQQQQQLNHAQPLNLSAKTKLAIPTKPAATTAAATTAAAATTVAAVPKSTATAAAPAPNNSIIKNLLLNARGLAVPIGEGDDAVYSCPICANEFRSADELKHHNSTYCQDANSSATISPASSPSRKYFRSNSKSLSLPELMCDMANSKNPLSLAKLAWSQLKIKPSTVVLSRLSAAQSPARTSTATATTIAAAVSSTSNNPPATVAAAAVIIPPSIDASGSGGVSLRFVDAPLPSPGPLLGKTPLVDYAAPRKAPDAQVVITKMHEDRLENIIIESPPAKRPKLSDIAIASSLSGKAFALPAGVQLFLGGNQELPLAGAFGGGKEERLRRFTSSGGSMIPISECPELDKSPKMIRTPLLSGGSFQEMSPRLSETKERKLPLPVPNNGYLLASSSSSNSNNNNYNNNTPQHFQFPPISSITAFNPLTLPPMSSSSSSNHVVDAHKSIPYVPGIPGPGSLSLLPPPPQQLHLQPRGRSPNRKQPSPNSNPLLLDAPLKALSPFGGVQNLPSEFSRQPPTPAQRQALQWSSNNNSNNSNSSSNNINNINKTAATVAAVDVKKAPFNFLRMADNVKEQQLAQEVRHFNFDNVHKTQEALAPLHVDTPEEAATSAATSAATSATAAATAGTPSSAKSKFLRPTSLPLKPGTFTPKRHHGITPTANTLPLISPETPRPSKSCVQLYLNGHAYTYLGLKSSTKMFYCTVNCPQPSYVAGMHKLSMYSVWQVCEENQPHPLGFKPRQVMALYDSRQKMLGYGSTMSMAGTGAGKLHYALVSSQQTISSCSTAINSQNKFYQHQPKQPPTSIGALSEANVAAKASEEDAAAAAAAAKKLESGQLLVGGYESHEDYTYIRGRGRGRYVCSECGIRCKKPSMLKKHIRTHTDVRPFTCSHCNFSFKTKGNLTKHMQSKTHFKKCIELGINPGPMPADGEFLDVDVEFDQQSSTSAGGRTSSMAGESDSDDYSDNESESSDTDESKSRMKEHEAARGLLSLSMTPPIPQSVSPYPAQLPEAPGPAASPANSIGSSAGSAAGGSQPKRQVCSFTSPKPPFDYQKQEQYYSNPEESKPKRDVPNDESSAPMDLTKPRSMQHMLPAAPAASAPAQPSEQTLPKSQAQQMRDVIFGAGNNESGFMKTLISVSDKVRISAEMEEQAKRDSEGDDLLLQTYIKEQALQHAKMKQSQFSRSYLVMTSISTCTSTCTTSSSSSSAGTPIVSSSVGGSLPKPAISITDVPSIEVHEVQEVQVKPEPSAVAPLQLPEESEPSEAQLEREKPAIALPAAAPVAKASTEVAMSQPPTPHNANLPAAVQQPDATDFSGVLSNSNSSLTGGTASARTVIVGEEGFKATPTTSSAAELQSIPAAGAPGTAAAAAAAAPAPAPAPGSYPGRVVPPPPPPIASDARPTCIICSKTFQRQHQLTLHMNIHYMERKFKCEPCSISFRTQGHLQKHERSEAHKNKVMMTSTFGVPTTSNPRPFECTDCKIAFRIHGHLAKHLRSKTHVQKLECLQKLPFGTYAEIERAGISLTEIDTSDCENSLISLKLLAQKLLEKDPNKLSGYTTPSGMLQLATDTPAAGQDSASEDGFSAANSAAASAIASLDNDSAGNTPKRASSMSEDETLTNGLSHGHSLKRRLPGSSFSSNGDESDNPLETTGGSNSIEKRPRSNTNELSLPVATASN, encoded by the exons ATGgaaagtgcaacaacaacaacaacaacagcggcaacagcaacaaatacagcGAAACATTACAAGACAGCGAGcaaacaatacaaaaacaacaacaacaacaacaacaacaatagcaacaacaacaaagtgagCAGCACGCgacgtgcaacagcagcagcagcggccgcagcagcagcagcagcggcaacaactaAGAAGCAAACAtatcgcagcagcagcatagttgctgccacagcagcaacaacaacaactgcaacactCAAATCAAACATCAACAAACTTAACagcaaagcaacagcagcaacaacaacaacaacaacaacaacagcagcaacagcagcagcaacagcagcagcaacagcagcagcaattgacAACAAGAGCACGCGAGATAATAAACTAAGCGAGTTGCCAGCTAAATTcgccgacagcagcagcagcagcaacagcagcaacaacaacaacaacaacaaccaccacaGTGATAATAGTATTAGTGAGAATAATTATGAGTTTAAGGCTAGAGATAAAGCGAATGTAAGTGATAGCAAAATGACGCTACAGCATGTGGCAAGCAGCGCAACGAGCGTGGccacaacaaccaacaacagcaacatcagcagcagcaacatcagcagcagcaacaacaacaacaacaacaacagcagcagcgatgatgcggccacagcagcaacagcagcagcagcagcagcagctggcgacTGGAAAACTTCAAACAATTTGCGCTATTTGCACAAAAAGTTTAAGCGTCTGGCCAGCACCACCGAACCGGAAACGGGCGATGCGGTGCGCACCACATCGCTCTCATCCAACAGCTCgttgtcgccgccgccgccgctctACAATGGACATGtgacacagcagcagcagcagcagcagcagcagcaacagtcgtcgcagcagcagcaggcggggCCTTTGCTGCCGGCCAGCAATGAATTCAGTGCCAATTTCgtaaatgccaacaacaacaacaacagccatgaggagagcaacaacaaccacaacaacaacaacagcaacagcagcagcagtaaaaatATTGCTGTTGCCGGTGCGCCCAGAACACGGACACCgctcagcaacagcagcaacatcagcaacaacagcaactatgCCAGCAATGCGACACTGTCGCCAGCAACATTCgcacagcatcaacaacagacgcaaccaacaacaacagcaacaacagccacaacagcagcaactgccacaccttcaacagcagcaacagcaactggtcTGGCCGAGAAAATGGGTCGTTATGTTTGCCCGTATTGCAATCTGAACTGTGCAAAACCCTCGGTGCTGCAGAAGCACATACGTGCCCACACCAATGAGCGGCCGTATCCGTGCGAGACCTGCGGCATTGCCTTCAAAACGAAGAGCAATCTCTACAAGCACTGCCGTTCCCGTTCCCATGCGGCGCGCATGCGCGGCTTCGATGTGCCCGCCCACGAGGCGGATGGACTCTCCGATCAGGATGGCGACGGGGAGCTGAGTAACAGTAGCTCCGAGCTGCTGAGCGTCGAAGTC CTGAGCCGCGCGGATTCGCCATATGATGAGCCCATGGCCTCGCCGACGCCTTCGCCATCCACGCTGTCCGCCGCAAAGAGCGCGTACTTGCAacagccgccgctgccgcagcacATGCAACAGTTGCCGCTGGGCTCGCCCGCCGCTGGAACACTGCCGCCCGCCACAGCCGACACGCTGCACTCGGCGACGGCGCAGCATCGCCAGTCGATTGACTACAAGCCGTACAAGCCCAAGTTTCACAATGCAGCGCTCTATGCGCCCGGCAGCagcaaagagcagcagcaacaacagcagcaacaacagaagctgCCGGCGCCGCAGCCAACGCTGGTGCATCCCACGCTCTCGCTGAGCACTCAGCTGAAGCTCAACAATCACATCAACTCGCATCaggtgcagctgcagcgacagcttcagcagcagcaacaacagcagcaacagcagcaacatcaacaacagcagcagcaatcgctGCTGATGGCTGCCGCAAATCCTGCTAATCCCGTTGTGCTGCCCGCGCtggtgccgccgccgccgctgccctCGGGCGTCTATTATATGGGACAGCCGCAGTATTATAATCCGACTGCAGCTGCAATACATCAGCATACGCTCGCCCTGCAGTTCCAGCAGCActttcagctgcagcagcaccaacatcAACagttccagcagcagcagcagcaacaccatcaacagcagcagcaccagcagcagcaacactcGCCGCTGCTGAAGGcgccccagcagcagcagcaacagccacagcagacgccgccgccgcctccgcagcagcagcagcag CTGGTGCGCTCCAGTAGTCAgcaggcggctgccattgtagcgacaacagcagcgccagccacgcccacgcccacgcccacagccAATCTGGGCAGCTttgccagcggcagcggcggcatgCAAGTG AATGTGGAAAAGGTGCAGGAGCACATCTCGAAGCTGATCTCACAGAACGAGGCCATAGTCGAAAACAAGGAGATACTGCTGCAGAAGAAGTATCCCAAGCAGCTGAGTCGTTCGCGCAGCTTTAATAAtgcgagcaacaacaacaacaacagcagcgccagcaacaacaacagcagcagcaatcaggcggccaacagcaacagcaatcagACAGGCAACAACAGTCAGCAGCTGGGCGAGACGAAGGTGAATCTGGCGCAGGCCATAGTGctcaagcagcaacagcagcaacagcaacagcagcagcagcagctgcaacaacagctgcaacagcagcaacaataccAAATGtacatgcaacagcagcaactgttgcagctgGAGAGTGTCAATGGACTGCtgaagcgcagcagcagcagcagcggcagcggcagcgcctaTCCAGGAATTAAAGCCACTCCCACGCTGCCAGCAACGCCCACGGCGAATGTGAAGCTGCAAcaattgccgccgccgccgtcgccgttgccaCTGCAAACGTTGCAATATCGTCAGGATCCGGCAACGCCCGTGCCcaagctggagcagcagcagcagcagctcaatcACGCCCAGCCGCTTAATCTGTCCGCCAAAACGAAGCTAGCCATACCCACaaaaccagcagcaacaacagcagcagcaacaacagcagcagcagcaacaactgttgctgccgtgCCGAAgagcacagcaacagcagctgcgccGGCGCCAAACAATTCAATTATCAAGAATCTGTTGCTGAATGCGCGCGGCCTGGCCGTGCCCATTGGCGAGGGCGACGATGCCGTCTACTCCTGCCCCATCTGCGCCAATGAGTTCCGCAGCGCGGACGAGCTGAAGCACCACAATAGCACCTATTGCCAGGACGCGAACAGCAGTGCGACAATCAGTCCGGCCTCATCGCCCAGCCGGAAATACTTTCGCTCCAACTCAAAGTCGCTTAGCCTGCCGGAGCTCATGTGCGACATGGCCAACTCAAAGAATCCGCTCAGTCTGGCCAAGCTCGCCTGGTCGCAGCTCAAGATCAAGCCCAGCACCGTAGTGCTCAGTCGGCTTAGTGCGGCACAGTCGCCAGCGCGCACCTCGACAGctactgcaacaacaattgcagctgcagtcagcagcaccagcaataACCcgccagcaacagttgcagcagcagctgtcatAATCCCGCCCAGCATCGatgccagcggcagcggcggcgtcTCGCTGCGCTTTGTGGACGCACCGCTGCCCTCGCCCGGCCCGCTTCTGGGCAAGACCCCGCTGGTGGACTATGCGGCACCACGCAAAGCACCGGATGCCCAGGTGGTCATCACCAAAATGCACGAGGATCGGCTGGAGAACATCATCATTGAATCGCCGCCAGCGAAGCGGCCCAAGCTGAGCGATATTGCCATCGCGAGCAGTTTGAGCGGCAAGGCGTTCGCATTGCCTGCGGGCGTGCAGCTGTTCCTGGGCGGCAATCAGGAGCTTCCTTTGGCAGGCGCCTTTGGCGGTGGCAAGGAGGAGCGTTTGCGTCGCTTCACCTCGTCCGGCGGCAGCATGATACCCATCTCCGAGTGCCCCGAGCTGGACAAGAGTCCCAAAATGATACGCACCCCGTTGCTGTCGGGCGGCAGCTTCCAGGAGATGTCGCCGCGCCTCAGCGAGACCAAGGAGCGTAAATTGCCGCTGCCCGTGCCCAACAATGGCTATCTGctcgccagcagcagcagcagcaacagcaacaacaacaactacaacaacaacacgccgCAACATTTTCAGTTTCCGCCCATCAGCTCGATAACTGCCTTCAATCCTCTCACGCTGCCGccgatgagcagcagcagcagcagcaaccatgTTGTTGATGCCCACAAGTCCATACCGTATGTGCCCGGCATACCGGGCCCGGGCAGCCTGTcattgctgccgccgccgccgcagcagctgcacctgCAACCGCGCGGACGCAGTCCCAATCGCAAGCAGCCGAGTCCCAATTCCAATCCTCTGCTGCTGGACGCGCCGCTCAAGGCGCTGTCGCCGTTCGGCGGCGTGCAGAATTTACCCAGCGAGTTCAGTCGCCAGCCGCCGACGCCCGCGCAGCGTCAGGCACTGCAatggagcagcaacaacaacagcaacaacagcaacagcagcagcaacaacatcaacaacatcaacaagacggcagcaacagttgctgctgtggatGTGAAGAAGGCGCCCTTCAATTTTCTGCGCATGGCCGACAACGtaaaggagcagcagctggcccagGAGGTGCGACACTTCAATTTCGATAATGTGCACAAGACGCAGGAGGCGCTGGCGCCGCTGCACGTCGACACGCCCGAGGAGGCAGCAACATCTGCAGCAACATCTGCAGCAAcatctgcaacagcagcagcaactgctggcACGCCCAGCTCGGCCAAGTCGAAATTCCTGCGACCCACCAGCCTGCCGCTCAAGCCGGGCACCTTTACGCCCAAGCGTCATCATGGCATCACGCCGACAGCGAATACCCTGCCCCTGATCTCGCCCGAAACGCCGCGTCCCTCGAAGTCGTGCGTGCAGCTTTATTTGAACGGGCACGCCTACACGTATCTGGGTCTTAAGTCCAGCACGAAGATGTTTTACTGTACTGTCAACTGTCCGCAGCCGTCGTATGTCGCCGGCATGCACAAGCTGTCCATGTACAGTGTGTGGCAGGTGTGCGAGGAGAATCAGCCGCATCCGTTGGGCTTCAAGCCCAGACAGGTGATGGCCCTCTACGATTCCAGACAGAAAATGCTCGGCTACGGCTCGACCATGTCGATGGCAGGCACAGGCGCCGGCAAGCTGCACTACGCCCTGGTCAGCTCACAGCAGACGATCAGCAGCTGCTCGACGGCAATCAATAGCCAGAACAAGTTCTATCAGCATCAGCCAAAGCAGCCGCCAACCTCGATCGGAGCGCTCAGTGAGGCGAATGTGGCGGCCAAGGCTAGCGAGGAGGATGCCgcggccgccgccgccgccgccaagaAGCTGGAGTCGGGTCAACTGCTTGTCGGTGGCTATGAATCGCATGAGgattacacatacatacgcggACGTGGACGCGGTCGTTATGTGTGCTCCGAGTGCGGCATTCGCTGCAAGAAACCCTCCATGCTCAAGAagcacatacgcacacacacggacgTGCGTCCGTTCACCTGCAGCCACTGCAATTTCAG CTTCAAGACCAAGGGCAATCTGACCAAGCACATGCAGTCGAAGACGCATTTCAAGAAATGCATCGAACTGGGCATCAATCCGGGTCCCATGCCCGCCGATGGTGAATTCCTCGATGTCGATGTGGAGTTCGATCAGCAGTCGTCAACATCCGCTGGCGGACGCACCTCATCCATGGCCGGCGAGTCCGATTCCGATGATTACAGCGACAACGAATCCGAGAGCAGCG ACACCGATGAGTCGAAGTCGCGCATGAAGGAGCACGAGGCGGCGCGCGGCCTGCTCTCGCTGTCCATGACACCGCCCATACCGCAGAGCGTATCGCCCTATCCCGCACAGCTGCCGGAGGCGCCCGGTCCGGCGGCCAGTCCGGCGAACAGCATTGGCTCATCGGCGGGCAGCGCCGCGGGCGGTTCGCAGCCAAAGCGTCAGGTGTGCTCGTTTACCTCGCCGAAGCCGCCGTTCGACTACCAGAAGCAGGAACAGTATTACTCCAATCCGGAGGAGTCCAAGCCGAAACGTGACGTGCCCAACGACGAAAGCAGCGCGCCCATGGATCTGACCAAGCCGCGTTCCATGCAACACATGCTACCTGCTGCTCCCGCTGCTTCCGCTCCCGCCCAGCCGTCAGAGCAGACGCTGCCCAAATCGCAGGCACAGCAAATGCGCGATGTGATCTTTGGTGCCGGCAACAACGAAAGCGGCTTCATGAAGACGCTCATTTCGGTGTCCGACAAGGTGCGCATCTCCGCCGAAATGGAGGAGCAGGCAAAGCGCGACAGTGAAGGCGACgatctgctgctgcagacCTACATCAAGGAGCAGGCGCTACAGCATGCTAAAATGAAGCAGAGCCAGTTCAGTCGCAGTTACCTGGTAATGACTAGCATCAGCACCTGCACCAGCACctgcaccaccagcagcagcagcagctctgcCGGCACGCCCATTGTCAGCAGCAGCGTCGGCGGCAGCCTGCCGAAGCCGGCCATCAGCATCACGGATGTGCCCAGCATTGAGGTGCACGAGGTGCAGGAGGTGCAGGTGAAGCCCGAGCCGTCAGCCGTGGCTCCACTGCAGCTGCCCGAGGAGAGCGAGCCATCCGAGGCACAGTTGGAGCGCGAGAAGCCAGCCATAGCACTTCCTGCCGCTGCGCCCGTCGCCAAAGCCAGCACGGAAGTGGCCATGTCGCAGCCGCCAACGCCGCACAACGCCAATCTGCCTGCTGCAGTGCAGCAGCCGGATGCCACAGATTTCAGCGGCGTGctaagcaacagcaacagtagccTGACAGGAGGCACAGCATCCGCGCGCACTGTCATTGTCGGCGAGGAGGGATTTAAGGCGACGCCAACAACGAGCAGCGCCGCCGAACTGCAATCCATCCCTGCTGCAGGTGCTCCCGgtactgctgcagctgcagctgctgccgcgcCCGCGCCCGCGCCCGCGCCTGGCAGCTATCCCGGCCGTGTggtgccgccgccaccgccaccgatTGCAAGCGATGCGCGGCCCACGTGCATCATATGCAGCAAGACGTTCCAGCGACAGCATCAGCTTACCCTGCACATGAACATACACTATATGGAGCGCAAGTTCAAGTGCGAGCCGTGCAGCATCTCGTTCCGCACGCAGGGTCATCTGCAGAAGCACGAACGCTCCGAGGCGCACAAGAACAAGGTGATGATGACGTCCACGTTTGGTGTGCCGACCACCTCGAACCCGCGTCCGTTCGAGTGCACCGATTGCAAGATCGCGTTTCGCATACACGGCCATCTGGCAAAGCATTTGCGCTCCAAGACGCACGTCCAGAAGCTGGAGTGCCTGCAGAAGCTGCCGTTTGGCACCTATGCGGAGATCGAACGCGCCGGCATCAGCCTGACCGAGATCGATACCAGCGACTGCGAGAATTCGCTAATATCGCTCAAGTTGCTTGCACAGAAGCTGCTCGAAAAGGATCCGAATAAGCTCAGCGGCTATACAACGCCCTCGGGCATGCTGCAGCTGGCCACGGACACGCCAGCCGCCGGCCAGGACAGCGCCAGCGAGGATGGCTTCAGTGCGGCAAACAGTGCCGCAGCCTCGGCCATCGCCTCACTGGACAACGACAGCGCGGGCAATACGCCCAAGCGCGCCAGCTCCATGTCCGAGGATGAGACGCTCACCAACGGCCTCAGCCACGGGCACAGCCTCAAGCGTCGTCTGCCCGGCAGCAGCTTCAGCAGCAACGGCGACGAGAGCGACAATCCCCTCGAGACGaccggcggcagcaacagcatcgaGAAGCGACCGCGAAGCAATACAAACGAATTGTCGCTGCCGGTGGCGACGGCCAGCAACTGA